A genomic window from Brevinematales bacterium includes:
- a CDS encoding TraC family protein: MGNGIITDLQELKTLSGDGRYTISEFFQFFTYDPEGRLYIMNDDTAGFIFEGVPMLGLDEKSMLMIARIFQIEHLRPGDLIQVMVKSDGYLRPYLENYTMMKTTKDPSLLWSYAENVKFLNDASVKGFWKDRKDFKPRNFRVFVTYRTKSFDVNNYELEVERIDNIKKLMHEALLQAGTQSLSLEPSALIQIFRSLFNVKDERYVYNPEEILSDQILNSEAYLQANEDHLVISGKYGVVYTNKNYPDVIYPYNSATILGDAFVEVAQMPQEFLWTYNVQIGEKEKEIDRLRGQKAVMNEFRGLKNAAEKKAEMENLIKQLQEDQNYISRAYHTVTVFTTDKKEVERLGDRCKTRFESAGYFMQREAPLQIPLFLSSLPLVLKPENFDSFDRARSLLTTNIACSAPVYGDWKGNTLNPVTFFVSRRGQLIGYDLFNSPENYCAIVYGTSGSGKSYFIQNLLKEYFGIGTKEWTVEVGKDSYKKFAQSLKQNYFEIGSRGGASLNPFLSIPNNINSIEEIEPQLFRQISDLIKFMVSPKAFLPQNLSGIIERTIVDIIKNCDNPNKISIDDIIQRLMDDGNKDLSDALYPYSSTGTNGYLFSNEREGLIFDKQLNSIELQSMEDVGEDLNTAIMLSVMAQISQYMYDKRNKEKKLAVYDEFHNFIRNPYIAPNVEASVRQVRSHGGGVIIGTQSLTDIYLTKETAAIGDIASFQFIFRHDEKKLQSLKEQKYLILNEYEEQIIKSLVKIDGKYSEVFMYSPNGGTPIRLISTPYDQILFSSNKNENTRVEAYMKSGMSQEEAIARVASEVQAAMTEVKL, from the coding sequence ATGGGTAACGGGATCATAACGGATTTACAGGAACTTAAGACTTTATCAGGGGACGGGAGATATACTATCAGCGAATTCTTCCAGTTCTTTACGTATGATCCGGAAGGCCGTCTTTATATAATGAATGATGATACCGCGGGGTTTATTTTCGAGGGCGTCCCTATGCTCGGGCTAGATGAAAAATCAATGCTTATGATTGCCCGTATCTTTCAAATCGAGCATTTGCGACCGGGCGACCTGATCCAGGTGATGGTTAAGTCCGACGGGTATCTCCGGCCTTACCTTGAAAATTATACTATGATGAAAACAACGAAAGACCCATCGCTTCTCTGGTCCTATGCCGAAAATGTGAAGTTTCTTAATGACGCGAGTGTGAAAGGGTTTTGGAAAGATAGAAAGGATTTTAAGCCCCGGAACTTCAGGGTGTTCGTGACTTACCGGACGAAATCGTTTGACGTGAATAATTATGAGCTCGAGGTTGAAAGGATCGATAATATAAAGAAACTCATGCACGAAGCTCTTTTACAGGCCGGTACGCAGTCTCTTTCCCTCGAACCCTCGGCCTTAATTCAGATATTCCGGTCGCTATTTAATGTCAAGGATGAACGGTATGTATATAATCCGGAAGAAATACTTTCAGACCAGATACTCAACTCGGAAGCATACTTGCAGGCGAATGAAGATCACCTGGTAATAAGCGGAAAATACGGGGTGGTATATACCAATAAAAACTACCCCGACGTTATCTATCCCTATAATTCTGCTACGATCCTCGGCGACGCTTTCGTCGAGGTCGCGCAAATGCCCCAGGAATTCCTTTGGACGTATAACGTACAGATCGGGGAAAAGGAAAAAGAAATCGACCGGCTCCGCGGACAAAAAGCCGTTATGAATGAATTCCGGGGCCTAAAAAACGCTGCGGAAAAAAAGGCGGAAATGGAAAACCTCATCAAACAGTTACAGGAGGACCAGAACTATATCAGCCGGGCGTATCATACCGTTACCGTGTTTACTACGGATAAAAAAGAAGTCGAACGGCTTGGCGACCGATGTAAAACACGCTTTGAAAGCGCGGGTTATTTCATGCAAAGGGAAGCCCCGCTTCAGATTCCGCTATTCCTTTCTTCCCTGCCTCTCGTGCTCAAGCCGGAAAACTTTGATTCGTTCGATCGGGCGCGATCGCTTCTTACTACAAATATCGCCTGCTCCGCGCCGGTGTACGGGGACTGGAAGGGGAATACCCTCAATCCTGTTACGTTCTTCGTATCACGCCGGGGCCAGCTGATTGGGTATGATCTATTTAATTCCCCTGAAAATTATTGCGCTATTGTATATGGTACTTCCGGATCCGGGAAATCATATTTTATTCAAAATTTATTAAAAGAATACTTTGGTATTGGAACAAAGGAATGGACAGTTGAAGTTGGGAAAGATTCTTATAAAAAATTTGCTCAATCGCTTAAACAGAACTATTTTGAAATAGGTTCTCGAGGCGGTGCTTCCCTAAACCCATTTCTTTCTATTCCAAATAACATTAATTCTATTGAAGAAATTGAACCTCAATTATTTAGGCAGATATCGGATTTAATAAAATTCATGGTTTCTCCAAAAGCATTTCTCCCTCAAAATCTTTCAGGTATTATAGAAAGAACAATAGTCGATATTATCAAAAACTGTGATAATCCTAATAAAATATCTATTGATGATATTATTCAAAGATTAATGGATGATGGAAATAAAGACCTCTCAGATGCTTTGTATCCTTATTCATCAACAGGAACAAATGGATATCTATTTTCTAATGAGCGTGAAGGTCTAATATTTGATAAACAATTAAATTCTATTGAACTTCAATCAATGGAAGATGTAGGTGAGGACTTAAACACCGCTATCATGCTATCAGTAATGGCGCAAATATCGCAGTATATGTACGATAAAAGAAATAAAGAGAAAAAATTAGCTGTATATGATGAATTTCATAATTTTATAAGAAATCCATATATTGCACCAAATGTGGAAGCAAGTGTTCGTCAAGTACGGAGTCATGGGGGCGGTGTTATTATCGGAACTCAATCATTAACAGATATATATTTAACAAAAGAAACGGCTGCAATCGGAGATATTGCTTCATTTCAGTTTATATTTAGACATGATGAGAAAAAATTACAATCACTGAAAGAACAAAAATACCTTATTCTAAACGAATATGAAGAACAAATAATAAAATCCTTAGTAAAAATCGATGGAAAATATTCGGAAGTATTTATGTATTCACCTAATGGAGGAACCCCTATAAGGTTAATTTCTACTCCCTATGATCAAATATTATTCTCCTCCAATAAAAATGAAAATACAAGAGTAGAAGCATATATGAAATCAGGTATGTCCCAGGAAGAGGCGATCGCGCGGGTCGCATCGGAAGTCCAGGCCGCTATGACGGAGGTGAAACTGTGA
- a CDS encoding TraV family lipoprotein, whose translation MKYVLIALGVLIMMSACGKAAIKNEINYEIPDVYYGIQNKEGDIWTGVGNEKTAYSADYLQKYKYAMNMNNDSAIPMRIDEVLGRIYVLGFMDADGTLIEPHYEHMILREAQWVEGN comes from the coding sequence ATGAAATACGTACTTATTGCTTTGGGTGTTCTTATTATGATGTCTGCCTGCGGGAAAGCCGCGATTAAAAATGAAATCAATTATGAGATCCCTGATGTTTACTATGGAATTCAAAATAAAGAAGGGGATATCTGGACCGGGGTCGGGAATGAAAAGACCGCCTATTCAGCGGACTATCTTCAAAAGTATAAATATGCCATGAATATGAATAATGATAGCGCGATACCAATGAGAATCGACGAAGTTCTCGGGCGTATCTATGTTCTCGGGTTTATGGACGCCGACGGAACCCTCATCGAACCTCACTATGAGCACATGATACTTCGGGAAGCGCAGTGGGTTGAAGGGAATTAA